The DNA region AGTGTCAACCCGATTTATGGCACCTTAGAAGACTTTAAAGACTTCTTAGAAGCAGCCCATCAGCGGGGCATCCGAGTCATTATCGAGTTAATTGTTAACCATACATCCGACCAGCATCCTTGGTTTCAGCGGGCGCGGAGATCACCCAAAGGCAGCCCGGAACGGGATTTTTATGTCTGGAGTGAGACCCCAGAAAAATACCAAGAAGCGCGGATTATTTTTCAGGATTTTGAGACTTCTAACTGGGCGTGGGACCCACTCGCCAAAGCTTACTACTGGCATCGCTTTTACTCACATCAGCCGGATTTAAACTACGATAATCCAGCCGTGCGCCAAGCGGTGATTGAGGTGCTTGATTTTTGGTTAGCGATGGGCGTAGATGGACTGCGAATGGATGCGGTGCCTTACCTGTACGAACGGGAGGGAACGAACTGCGAGAACCTGCCGGAAACTCACGTCTTTTTGAAACAGCTACGCACGCACGTAGACGAGAAATTTCCTAACCGAATGCTTCTCGCGGAGGCAAACCAATGGCCAGAGGATGCCGCACAATATTATGGCGCTGGGGACGAGTGCCACATGAACTTCCACTTTCCCCTGATGCCTCGTTTGTTTATGTCGCTGCGGATGGAAGATAGCTTCCCGATTTCGGATATCCTCCATCAGACGCCGGCGATTCCCGATAACTGCCAGTGGGGATTATTTCTTCGCAACCACGACGAACTCACCCTGGAAATGGTCAGCGATGAAGATCGCGACTATATGTATCGGGTTTACGCACAAGATCCGGAGATGCGCGTTAATTTAGGCATCCGCCGGCGCTTAGCACCCCTATTAGGAAATGATCGCCGGCAGATTGAATTGCTCAACAGTTTGCTGTTATCTCTGCCTGGTACGCCGGTGCTTTACTACGGCGATGAAATTGGCATGGGAGATAACGTGTATGTCGGGGATCGCAATGGCGTTCGCACACCGATGCAGTGGAGTGCCGATCGTAACGCCGGCTTCAGTCGCGCCAACCCGCACAAGCTTTATTTACCCGTGATTGTTGAGTCGGAATACCATTACGAGGCGATTAACGTTGAGGCGCAACGGGCGAACCCTAACTCGTTGTGGTATTCAATGAAACGCCTGATGGCAACCCGCAAGCGTTTTCAGGCATTAGGCAAAGGCACGTTTGAGTTATTGCACCCGGAGAACCGCAAAGTTCTCGCCTTTACGCGCACCTACAACGGCGAACACATTTTAGTGGTGGCGAATTTGTCCCGGTTTGTGCAAACCGTGGAATTAGATTTGTCTGCCTTTAAAGGCATGGAGCCGGTGGAAATTTTTGGTCGCACTCACTTCCCCAGTATTGGCGAGTCACCCTATTTCTTAAGTGTTGGGCCATACACGTTCTACTGGTTTACGCTTCAGATGCAACTGAGCGAACTACAGCCGGCCAAACCCCAAGCAGAACTGCCAACTTTGGCGGTCAGTGGTCAATGGCAAAACGTGTTTTCCCAAGCCCAGGTTAAAGGAACATTAGAGTCAATTCTGGCTAATTATCTGTATAACTGTCGCTGGTTTGGCGGTAAAGCCCGAATTGTGCAATCGGCCCATATCGGTGAAGTGATCCCCGTGTCCTACAAGGATCTGGAATCTCAGCTCGTTTGGTTGCAGGTTGACTACACCCAAGGCGACCCTCAAACCTATCTACTGCTTCTCGCCTACGCAGAAGGTGAGCAAGCGGCGCTGATCCAAGCAGAAATGCCTCAAGCCGTCGTGGCCCGTCTTCAGATACAAGGCAAAGAGTCTGCCGGCATACTCTTCGATGCCGTAGTCGATAAGCACTTCTTGAGCTTCCCCCTAGAGGCAATCGCTCAAAATCAAGTTTACAAAGGCAAGGCAGGGCAATTAGTTGCCACGGCGACAGATATCTTTGAGCAGATCAAAGAAGGTGCTACTAACCTGGAGCCGACTCTGATTAAGGGCGAACAGAGCAACACCTCTGTCATTTATGGGGATCGCTTTATCTTGAAACTCTTCCGCAAACTGGAAGAGGGGATCAACCCGGATCTAGAGATCGGGCTATTCCTAGGGGCGAAAAAACGCCTGCAACACTTTGCTTCCATCGCTGGATCGCTAGAGTATCGCCGGCCTAAAGCTGAACCGATGACTGTGGGGATATTACAAGAGTTCATCCTCGATACCCGCAGCAGTTGGGAGTACACCCTCGATAGTCTGCGCGACTACTTTGATCGCGTGACGGTGCAGCAGACGGAGATCACCGAGATTCCCATCCCCTCCGGATCTCTGCTAGATTTGCAGGCGCTGGAAATTCCAGAATTAGCCGGTCAAACCATTGGTTCTTACCTGGCAAGCGCTCAGCTTTTAGGGCAGCGCACCGCTGAACTGCATATCGCCCTCGCTTCCGATGCAGACAATCCCGATTTTGCCCCAGAAGCGTTTTCAACCTTCTACCAGCGCTCGATCTATCAATCTGCGCGTAACCTAACCGGCCAAGTTTTGCTGTTGTTGAAAAACCGGCTGAAATCCCTCCCCGACGAGTCCCAGAAGTTGGCACACACGGTTCTGGAACGCCAAGAGCAGCTAATGGGGCGCTATCAGTTAGTCCTCAACCAAAAAATTACAGCCAAGCGTACTCGCTGTCATGGGGACTACCATCTGGGGCAAGTGCTTTACACCGGCAAGGATTTTATCATCATTGACTTTGAAGGAGAGCCGGCTCGCAGTTTAAGTGAACGCCGCATGAAGCGATCAGCCCTGCGAGATGTGGCGGGAATGCTGCAATCTTTTAACTACGCGGCGAGTATGGGACTCCGCAATGAAGTCGAAAGCGGCATGATCCGTGAAGAAAATCTTCCGATGATGGAGCAATGGGCGGAGTTTTGGTACACCTGGGTAAGCGCGGCTTTCCTAAATAGCTATCTGACAGTTGCCGGCGCTGACTCTTTCTTGCCAAAAACAAAAGCCGAGTTGCAAGTGCTTTTAGATGCCTATGTTTTGGAGAAAGTCATCTACGAATTAGGCTACGAACTCAACAATCGCCCGAACTGGGTACATATCCCCCTGCGGCGCATTCTCCAACTGCATTAAACTTGCGTTTTTCCACGTAAATTCGGCTGCATAACCCTCCGTTTTACTTCGCCCAACCTCTCAAATTCTGGTAAATGTTGGGCGAATTACACCTTTGAAAACAGTCGTAAATTTTTGAATGAATCATGACCTACCAATTAACAATCAATCAAGAACAACTGCAGGAAACGAACGGAAACGTTAGCCTGATAACCAATGATGATCTCTACCTTTTCAATGAAGGATCACACTTTCATCTCTACGAA from Microcoleus sp. FACHB-68 includes:
- the treS gene encoding maltose alpha-D-glucosyltransferase, which translates into the protein MQNSILKDDALWFKNAIIYEVPVRAFADSNGDGIGDFRGLTEKLDYLQDLGVTALWLLPFFPSPLKDDGYDIADYTSVNPIYGTLEDFKDFLEAAHQRGIRVIIELIVNHTSDQHPWFQRARRSPKGSPERDFYVWSETPEKYQEARIIFQDFETSNWAWDPLAKAYYWHRFYSHQPDLNYDNPAVRQAVIEVLDFWLAMGVDGLRMDAVPYLYEREGTNCENLPETHVFLKQLRTHVDEKFPNRMLLAEANQWPEDAAQYYGAGDECHMNFHFPLMPRLFMSLRMEDSFPISDILHQTPAIPDNCQWGLFLRNHDELTLEMVSDEDRDYMYRVYAQDPEMRVNLGIRRRLAPLLGNDRRQIELLNSLLLSLPGTPVLYYGDEIGMGDNVYVGDRNGVRTPMQWSADRNAGFSRANPHKLYLPVIVESEYHYEAINVEAQRANPNSLWYSMKRLMATRKRFQALGKGTFELLHPENRKVLAFTRTYNGEHILVVANLSRFVQTVELDLSAFKGMEPVEIFGRTHFPSIGESPYFLSVGPYTFYWFTLQMQLSELQPAKPQAELPTLAVSGQWQNVFSQAQVKGTLESILANYLYNCRWFGGKARIVQSAHIGEVIPVSYKDLESQLVWLQVDYTQGDPQTYLLLLAYAEGEQAALIQAEMPQAVVARLQIQGKESAGILFDAVVDKHFLSFPLEAIAQNQVYKGKAGQLVATATDIFEQIKEGATNLEPTLIKGEQSNTSVIYGDRFILKLFRKLEEGINPDLEIGLFLGAKKRLQHFASIAGSLEYRRPKAEPMTVGILQEFILDTRSSWEYTLDSLRDYFDRVTVQQTEITEIPIPSGSLLDLQALEIPELAGQTIGSYLASAQLLGQRTAELHIALASDADNPDFAPEAFSTFYQRSIYQSARNLTGQVLLLLKNRLKSLPDESQKLAHTVLERQEQLMGRYQLVLNQKITAKRTRCHGDYHLGQVLYTGKDFIIIDFEGEPARSLSERRMKRSALRDVAGMLQSFNYAASMGLRNEVESGMIREENLPMMEQWAEFWYTWVSAAFLNSYLTVAGADSFLPKTKAELQVLLDAYVLEKVIYELGYELNNRPNWVHIPLRRILQLH